The Sorex araneus isolate mSorAra2 chromosome X, mSorAra2.pri, whole genome shotgun sequence DNA segment ggaccccgggggtgggggaacagcCGTGCCCCGAGGCTTCCCCACCCAGCTTCTGGAAGGTTCCGAGAAGGGGGAGGGGCGCCCCTGTCCATACGCCTCCCATCACAGCCTCCCGAGAGCTCCTCAGCTGGACCCCAGGGCTGAGCTGCCTTcccggcccctgccccacccaactCCTCCCCTGGCAGCCTGCCGGGGTCTGGGCGGGCCCCTTCCCCAAAGCCTTGCGCCCTGCTCAGCCTCTGGGTGCCCAGGGCCTGTCCCCGAGGGGAGGAAGGACGGGAAGCGTCGTTTGCtcgttttgctttgtttgggggacccACTCCGCGAGCTCGGggctccccgcccgccctgtgctcaggggcccctaggggctgccagggatcgaatccgagtcagcccccccaccccagaggccaGTGCCCTCTCTCTGCCGTGCTCGGCAGGACTGAGGAACAACCCGCAACTGCAGCAGCCGAGGTGAGAGCACAGCTGAGATGCACACGTGGCTGGAGAACCCCAGGAACTGGCCCACGCGCCACGATTCGAACCAGTAACATGGGGCCGGAGCGGCAGCTCGGGTGGTACCCAGCGGGCCGGGAGTGGGGGCTGCTTCTGCACGTTCTCGtttgcctggtgatgctcagggggctcctcctggctctgcactcaggaatcacgcctggcggtgcttgggggaccctatgggatgctgggaatcaaacccgggtcagccgcgtgccaggccaacgccctccccgctgtgctgtcgcgctccagcccccgttctCTTGACTTCTTACGACCTCTCTTAGGCCAGGGGTGTCAGGCCGCCGTCCACTTGACCCCTCCTGGCCCGCAGGTGTAGACGGTTGAACAGCCTGGGCCGCCTGCAGCTCTGCCGCCACTCGTTCCATTCTGGAACCTTCTAACATGGTTTCCAGCAGCTTCCTTCACCCTTTGCCCCTCCTCTGGGTCGTGGGGGGCTCCGGAGCAAGCTTGAGTGACGTCACACAGGCATCCGCCCGCTTATTCACACGCCCTGGCGCTTGGGTCTCCTGCTTCGTTCACTCTGGCCCGTCCAttcatttcttccccctcccGCTCCCTTCCGGATTCATTTCTTCGCTGCCCCAGCCGGCTGTCCCCGCAGTGCCCCTTACTCCTGGGTTCTCGCCGGTGAGCTCAGGCCAGGAGACTTTGAGAAGCTGGCGCCGGTGCCAGGGTGGTTCTccccttgcctggcacatggccagccgttcctggttcaatcctgggcatcccctagggtccttGGACccctccaggagcgatccccgagcgcagagccaggaggaagccctccctgagcacccgccaggtgtggccaagaatgaataaaaatatcccgtgtctgggctggagccatagcacagcgggggagggcgttgacctggcacgcggccgacccgggttcgattcccagcatcccatagggtcccctgagcactgccaggggtgattcctgagtgcatgagccaggagtgacccctgtgcatcgccgggtgggacccaaaaagaaaaaaaagaaaaaagaaaaaaaacgagcTAGAGCAAGAGTActagagcagggagggcgtttgccctgcacacggctgacccgggttcaattcccagcatcccatagggtccccccgacctgggttcgattcccagcatcccatagggtcccccgacccgggttcgattcccagcatcccatagggtcccccaacccaggttcaattcccagcatcccatagggtcccccgacccgggttcgattcccagcatcccatagggtcccttaagcaccgccaggagtgattccctgagtgcagagccagggtcagccctgagcatcgccaggtgggaccaaaaagcaagggggaaaaaaaaataccaccttTCTCGTGCCTCTGAGCCAGTTTTCCCCGTCACCCGCCGATGCTGACGGTGCGTGAGCCCCTGCCGTGCCTTGGACCTAGATCTCATGCCAGGGGGGAGCGGCTAGTTTGAAAGTCTGTGTCCAGGCCCAAAAGCTGATCACACGCGACTCTGTGTGCAGACGCCGTGCTCAGCCAGGCCAGGGCCTTTCCCGCCTCGGGGGCTGTCTCGCACCCAGTGCATCCGCGCCCGTTTCTGTGTGGGCGGGGACagttccaagccatggaacctaGCATTTTGTGGCCTACTCATTTGACTAAAAATATATGATGAATATTTTCCATATCATTAACCATTCTCCTCCGACGCTGCCCGGTCACGACACCCACAGCCGGTGCGCGCGGAAAGGCCGTAATTTACTCAATCAGTATCCGCGCGCGGCATTTGAACTTGTTTTTCTTGGAGGGGCTGTTGTTTGGACTATTATTAGCGGCAGGGTGGTAAGCAGGAGTCCTCTGCCTCCTGTCTGTTATTTCCCGGCACAAACAGCGCCGGGAGCCCTGGCGGCTggagccagggaggggcctggagcCCCGGGATCGATTCCCGACACCCCAGATTCCACCCAGGGGGGCACTGGGCACCGGGCGCTTCCCCCGGCACCCCGAGATGCGACTCCGAAAGCAAAGTCACGCCCAAGGGTCAGGACGGGCCTGACACAGCCTTCATGGCATGACTGCCCGCCTCTCCCCCGCCCTGCAGTTCCCTCACTCAGCATCGGGAGCCTTggcccccgcctgccccaccACTGCGCCTTAATCAGACAGAAAACGGCACCTCGGGACCTGGTTTTTGTTTCCActgtggtcctcagagcactgggTTTTTTTCATGCGTGCATGTCAGTTGAGGGAATTCTTGAAAAGCACGTCTCTGCCtggtttccttccctccttccctccttcattccctccttccttccttccttccttccctccttccctcctttcatccctccttctctccctccttccttccctccttccctcctttcatccctccttccttctctccttccctccttccttcctttcttccttccttcctttcttctctccttccttccctcctccttctttcccccctccctttttcctttcttccctccctccctccttccctccttctccttcctccctccctccctccctccctcccttccttccttccttccttccttccttctttcccccctccctttttcctttcttccctccctcccttccttccttccttctttccctccctccctttttcctttcttccctccctccctccttctccttcccttcttccttccttctctctcccttctctctccttccttccttccctccttcccttcttccttccctcctttcatccctccttccttccctccttcctttccttccttcctttctttccttccttccttctttccttccttctcttcttccttcccgtcttccttccttccctcccttcctctttcctccctccctccctccctccctccctccctccctcccttccttccttccttcctcccttccttccctccttctccttcctccttccttctctttccttccttctttccttccttcctcccttccttcctcccttccttccctccttctccttcctccttccttcttccttccttccttccttccctcccttcctccttcctcccctccttccctcccttcctccttcctcccttctttcctccctccctccctccctcccttccttccttccttccttccttccttccttccttccttccttccttcctccctcccttcctccttccctcccttccttccttccttcctgcttttgtttgggggtcacacccagcaatgctcaggacttactctgtgctcagtgatcactcctggcagtgctccggggaccctctggaattccagggatccaacccggctCAGCCCTGTGCCAAGGCCCGTGCCCTCCCCGCCATCCTGTCACTGCAGACAGCCCCTGGATTTCTCAGCCCCATCCGGGCACCCTCCCCTGGCCCTCCGCCAGGGCCCCCTGCAGCGTCTTCGTGGCTTGAAGCCTCTTTGTCCTTTTCTGCAGAGGGTTCTAACCGGGCCGGCGTTCTCGGGGGTGCTCTGGTGCTGCTTTGCAGGAGAGAGCCAGCGCTGAGCCGAATAAGCACTGTGAGCCAAATGAGCACTGTGAGCCGAATGAGCACTGTGATTCAAATGAGCATTGTCTATTCCCAGCTGGTTCAAGAGACGAAACtcaggccacacagcagagctcgGTCGCCGTGCCGGCTGGAACCCTGAGGCGTGGTGCTGGAGGGCTCCTTGCAGGCCAACTTTCCATCTGCGTCTCCCCACGGCCCCCGAGGGGGCCCAGAGTCGTGGCAGGGGAGGCGACCGCAGGGCGAGCAGAGCCCGCTTGGCAACACAGCCCTGCCCGGGAGATGCTCTGCCCGTCCCAGACGTTCCTCTGCCGCCTCCcgctccctgtctgtctgtctgtccgtccctGGGTTCTGGATGTCTTGGGGCAGCTGCAAAGGacgggaagggccagagagatggtgcagggggcGGAACGCGGTGGGCCCTGGGTCCCGCCTGGTGGGTAAacacagccgtgctcagggcccactcctggccgtgctcgggtgGTCTGTGCAGCGCCGAGGGTGGAGCTGGGAAGCCCCTGAGCCCCCGGCCCAGTGGTCCCCTAGTTATCCCCAAACATAGAGGCTGTCCGCCCTAGCTCCCCCAGGAGACCCCAAGTAAGGCACCGCCGGTTCATGATTCCGGAGTCATCGGGTCAGATCAATGAAGGATCAGCCTCCTCTCAGGCCGATAAACCTGGGACTCCTTGGGGCGCcttccccttcctgcctgcctgccgccGCCTCTGGCCCCCGGCCTCTGGGGGCTCGGCCGTGGCCCTGGAGCAGACactgtcctccccccaccacccccaggacTTCGCGATGAGGCCTCTGAAATAGCCTCGGTGCGGGGGCTCCAGTGACTGATCCCAGCCTCCCCCGGAGGCAGGTTCCAAATGAGAGGCTGCCAGCTCGGGCTTTGTGGCCTCAGCTATTAACGTCCCCAGGGGGGCGTACTCGAACCtgccagcggggtgggggggggccgtGAACCTGACTCCGTGTCTCTCCCTCACTGTGGGAGACAGTTGGGGCACTCAtgtacccccccacacacagacacacacacacacacaccccgcccagTCGCTGGCATGGCCGCCTGACACGCAAATTCAAACCCCGCCCTCCACcctgtgcgtgcgtgtgtgccgGAGTAGTAACGCTCAGACACAGCTCAGAGACCGTGAGAATCAGGGGAGCCccggcccagagccaggaggaagccccgagtcccagcagggagggcgtttgccttgcacgcggctgaccccggttcgattcccagcatcccatagggtcccccagcaccgccaggagtgattcctgagtgcagagccggaagtaacccctgtgcatcgccaggtgtgacccaaaaagaaaaaaaaaagacaaaggccAGAGGGGGGTGCAGCCTGGGGGGGCCCTTGCCTTCCTCACGGCCGAGGACCAACTGGAGGGTCCCCAAACCACCACCGAGCTACAGAAGCTCCGAGAGCCGCTGATGAGAACTCAGagcagtggggtggggagtggcacCGGGGTCAGGGGGACGCCAGTGGGAGGGCGTGTGCCCGGATgatgggggcgggtggggagggagatggccGCGGGGAtgggtggtttgtgggtgggTGGAAGAAGTTGACGAGTAAGTAAGTGGGTGTGTTTGTGGGTGGAATGACGCATGGGTGGACGGGCGGAGAGGCCAAAAGAGAGATGGACAGACGGACTGACCTCACTCCAGGGGGCACTGGCTACTCCCATCCCTCGTCGGCCAGGGAGGCCTTCCAGCCATGGCCGCGACAAAAGTTTGTGCGCGCACGACCTGGGCACGGTGGGGGCAAAGGGGACCCCGCGTGAGCTCACGTGCCCCAGTGTCTGGGCTGACCACCGGGTCCCGGGGCACGCAGAGCACAGCAGCAAGCACGTAGGCACGCACGCAGGCACGCACGCAGGCACGCACGCAGGCAGGAACGCAGCCCCATGCACCGGTACCCAGATGCGCGCAGGCACGGGTACCCGGACGCGCGCACAGGTACCCAGATGCGCGCAGGCACAGGAACCCGGACGCGCGCACAGGTACCCAGACGCGCGCACAGGTATCCAGATGCGCGCAGGCACAGGTACCCGGACGCACGCACAGGTATCCAGATGCGCTCAGGCACAGGTACCCGGACGCACGCACAGGTACCCAGATGCGCGCAGGCACAGGTACCCGGACGCGCTCACAGGTACGCAGACGCGCGCGCGCTCACTCATTCCTCTCCTGCAGACTGGGAGCATCTGGCCCTGGTGCCACTGGACTCGCCACAGTGCCCGCGTCCCCCCCGCCACTCCCCTCTGCGGCACCTGGGCGCACTTCTGGGTTGCAAATGAGCGTTTTCTCCACGCCAGCGCGCGCGCTCGGGCTGGCACAGTCGGTGATGAAGCGGCCGCGGAGGTTGGCGCTGGAGAGGAGTGGGGGGTCCCCGGGGCGCCCTGGGGCTTGGCTTGGGGAATCGAGGGGCTCTTCCGCCCAGACCgtcgcccccagctccccagccgcgctcccctccccccttccctgttgccccccaccacccccacgccACGGCCCTGGTCTGGGAGCTCCCCTGAGTTCGAGTTCCCGAGCGCCGCGGTTCCCACCTTGCTCGCCCGCAGCCTGGGGTCTGGCCACCCCTCCCCGCGGCCTCCCCTCATTGCAGGGGGAGTGTCAGCTGGTGGGATTCAGTACGAGACCCGCTTCTCCCTGAGCGCCAGGGAGCACCTCGGGGTGCCGCGGACACCCGTTCCGGGAGGCTGGCCGGGTCCCCACTCACAGACTCCCCCAGGCTGAGGGTAGCTggaggagggcaggctggggtgtcGGCAGCACCTCCCGCCCCCACGGGGTGGTCGATGCGCCCCCACAGCTCCCTACGCCCAGAAATAAAGCagcagagggaggggaaaagCTCCCGGCTCAGCCCTTTGCCACGGGGCCACCTGGGACCACGACACTCTGGACAGCCCAGTCTGTCCACCCTTGTCCAGTTGTGGCCCCTtccaaccttatttgtcttctgTGCTCCCACCCGGCCTGCCCTTGACCCCTAAGCCTGAtatctcacaaacacacacactcacactcacacatacactcacacacttgtATCCCATTGATGGATTTTTACCCGCGGCCCTCTGGAATATCCCACGTGCCCAGGGgtcccagttgagaaatgctgacTTAGGGGCCCGTCTGAGCTTTTTGCTGGGGTGCAGGGCTCTGGCAAAAGACCCTCCCACCCCGCAAAAAGCAGCAGCCGCCCCACCTGTGCCAAGTGGACGCTCATTCTCCAGTGTCCCTGCTCCCAGGCCAGCGGGGTGGTTGGTCACCCACTCTGGCATCTGAGGGTGTTTCTGGGGGAGAGAGGGTGCGGGCGGAGGGGGGAGGCGCTGTGCACGCCTCCTGGTGCCAGCCTGGGGCACCTGGTTCCAAGGCCGCTTCTGTCGCCGCCACCTGTTCCCCGGCGAGAGCTGAGCGGCAGACGCCAGGGAGAAAGTCAAGCGGAGCGAGAGTTTGCAGATACCCGCACGGCCCGCTGCGGACGAGCAGAGCGGGCGCCAGACCCGGCCAGCCAATCCCTGCGCCTTTTTATTATAGTCGGTGCAGACTGTCGTTCCCTGATTGGTCCGTGAAGGGTCTCCGACTTTTGGCGGGTACTGATTGGTCTGTGGAAGgtcggcggggggtggggggggtgcgggaCAGGAGTTCTTTGCAGGTACTGATTGGTTTATGGAAGTTCTCAGGGAATCCTGATGGGTTCTGATTGGTccgtggcgggggggggaggggcaggatctCTTGGCAGGTACTGATCAGTTTGTGGAAGTTCTCAGGGATTCCTGATGGCTTCTGATTGGTCCGTGTTGGGGGCAGGAGCTCTTGGCAGGTACTGATTGGCCTGTGAAAGTTATCAGGGAATCTTGATGGGCTCTGATTGGTTCGtggtttgggggggcgggggctcttGATGAGTACTGATTGGTCTGTGGAGGTTCTCATGGTATCTTGATGGGTTCTAATTGGTCCATGGGAGTGTGTGGGCCGGGGTAGGGGGAGCAGAAGCTCCTGGCTGATACTAGTCTGTGGAAGTTCTCAGGGAATCCTGATGGATTCTGATTGGTCCGTGGGGTTTGGAAGCGGGCGCTCTTGGCGGGTACTGATTGGtccgtggaggtgctcaggggctcgtgGCAAGTCCTGGTTGGTGGGTAGCTGTTCTGTGGGCGCTTGGTGGGTCTTAATTGGTTCTTAGAGGTTCTTGGGATTCACTGGGATGGGGATCCTGGTTGGTGCTTGGAGAAACTGGGGGCTCCTGGGAGTCCCAGTTGGCACGTGCAGGAGGGGTGGAAAGTACCAAGGGTTCCTGACACTGTTTCTCCACCGCGGGGTGTGCAGGAGGGCTGACACTGGGCAGCTGCCCCTGTCCTTGTTCCCTCCCTCCTAGCCTGGCCCGAGAGGCCCCCAGCTCACACCCTGGGCCCGGGCTATGCCCTGTGCATCTGGGACAGCTGCCTTCTGCGGggtgaccccagccctgcccacactgaccgtctctctctctctctctctctctctctctcccccccgtTGCAGGCTAACGGAGGCTGGCAGGATGCCACCACCCCTTCATCCGTCACTTCCCCCACAGAAGGCCCTGGCAGTGTCCACTCCGATACCTCTAACTGATCCGCCAGCACCACCTTCCCGGCTGACCGAGTGTGCCCCCCCGCGGgatcgggccgggccgggggtggCAGCCGTCAGCAGACACGCTCAGAGCCTTTCTCTCCCTGGGGGTGCTCTCTCAGCCAATCTGGACACTTCTTTatactctccccccaccccactcttttttttctgggtagAAGCCGCCCTTCCCCGCCTCCCCGTCAGCCCTGGCGTCCGGCGTGggccctcccccccttccccctacacacaca contains these protein-coding regions:
- the LOC129400010 gene encoding uncharacterized protein LOC129400010, which produces MGGRAERPKERWTDGLTSLQGALATPIPRRPGRPSSHGRDKSLCAHDLGTVGAKGTPRELTCPSVWADHRVPGHAEHSSKHVGTHAGTHAGTHAGRNAAPCTGTQMRAGTGTRTRAQVPRCAQAQEPGRAHRYPDARTGIQMRAGTGTRTHAQVSRCAQAQVPGRTHRYPDARRHRYPDALTGTQTRARSLIPLLQTGSIWPWCHWTRHSARVPPATPLCGTWAHFWVANERFLHASARARAGTVGDEAAAEVGAGEEWGVPGAPWGLAWGIEGLFRPDRRPQLPSRAPLPPSLLPPTTPTPRPWSGSSPEFEFPSAAVPTLLARSLGSGHPSPRPPLIAGGVSAGGIQYETRFSLSAREHLGVPRTPVPGGWPGPHSQTPPG